A genome region from Meriones unguiculatus strain TT.TT164.6M chromosome 2, Bangor_MerUng_6.1, whole genome shotgun sequence includes the following:
- the Mgst2 gene encoding microsomal glutathione S-transferase 2 isoform X2, whose product MAGWYFSEVYAACLGLLYMYARHKFFWGYAEAAKRRIIGFRLSLGILVLLTVLAVLGVASRFLDEYLDLHVGKKLRQPF is encoded by the exons ATGGCTGGATGGTATTTCAGTGAAG TTTATGCAGCCTGTCTGGGTCTCCTCTACATGTATGCCCGCCACAAGTTTTTCTGGGGCTACGCAGAAGCCGCTAAAAGAAG GATTATTGGTTTCCGGCTGAGCCTGGGGATTTTGGTCTTGTTGACTGTCCTAGCTGTCCTGGGGGTGGCAAGCAGATTCCTGGATGAGTACTTGGACCTTCATGTTGGCAAGAAACTGAGACAACCCTTCTAa